In Carbonactinospora thermoautotrophica, the genomic stretch ACGATGTCCAGGTGGCTTCAACACGGCGCCGAGCCTCGACCCGGGATCTCTGGCCGGCTGCGAGCGCTCCTGGAGGGATCCTTCCCGGATGTGGTCGACCACGTCGGCCGGGGCTTCTTCCCCGGCGTGCTCCCTCCCTCGCGGGGCCCGGCGGTGAACCGGTCGTCCCGGGCGAAGCCATAGGCGGGCTGCTCCGGCACACCCCAGGATCGCGACGAGCGGCAGACGCAGGCGCTGGGGGAGAACGCCCGCAGGTGCACGAGCACCGGGGCGAGCCCGACGGCGACGACCTTCCTGCGCCTCGGGACGCGACGACTACATGCCGAAGCCGGCGTTCGACCCCGCCTGACCGCGGAGCCGGGCGTGCCGTGCTGACCCGCGCGAACCGGTGCCCCGGCGAAGTCCGCCGAGGCGCCGCGAATCGGGCGGGTCAGGTGGTCCGGCGTTGCTGGGACCGGGCCGCCTCGGCGGCCTGCTCGGCCGTGTCGGCCAGCGCCTCGTCGGGGCTGGCGCCACCGGCGTCGGTGGACACGGTGGTTTGCGTCGAGGTGGTCTCCCGGCGGCTGGCCCAAACCTCACCGGACTCACCGCCGCGGCCCGGCTCGGTGAGGGTGGGCCCGCTCGACCGGGCGGTCGGGCCGACGCTGGACTCCGGGCCGGTCTGCTCCCGGATCCAGTCCGGGCTGACCTGGCGCCGCCACCAGGCCCAGACCGCGGCCGCGACCCCAGCCAGGCCGACGATGAAGAACATCTTCCGCATCCGATGGCGCGGCTTCTTCCGGATGCGCTCCAGGTCGGAGGCGGTCACCTCTCCCTTCAGGGCGGCGAAGGCGGCGCTCCCGCGTTCCTTGGCGGCGTGCCGCACCGGCTGGCTCGCGGTGA encodes the following:
- a CDS encoding DUF5324 family protein, translated to MSPLHAARDKAAKTMERLAPRVATTRESVAKKTKTENVRDWTAPRLESAREKMSEARERVQEDIIPRIGEAVSGAITASQPVRHAAKERGSAAFAALKGEVTASDLERIRKKPRHRMRKMFFIVGLAGVAAAVWAWWRRQVSPDWIREQTGPESSVGPTARSSGPTLTEPGRGGESGEVWASRRETTSTQTTVSTDAGGASPDEALADTAEQAAEAARSQQRRTT